Proteins encoded by one window of Streptomyces sp. NBC_01477:
- a CDS encoding lantibiotic dehydratase C-terminal domain-containing protein: MTTPEAATATAPAAHAPDAGTRGDWQAFHVFYAASPRPFLLRCVRPLVAELTGEGLLSGWFFINYWLEGPHIRLRLRPSSPAASAEVAARAGRAIEAFLRERPALYEVKGGFLADLYNTLFELEFPGGERNGLVDEDGHMKLRPNNTFSPEPYEPEYGKYGGPAGVELAEWHFQRSSELVSGALGTMNLHLRTVLLGVSAQLMMTMSGCLLREEAALLEFLDRYHDFWNSAFSTTNYTAQDGYDRAYGTMDALPARFQQIRAAVAEPAPERLPSFLGGWAEHCLDLRERVVALARGGDLVFRSWDGTRDLPVTDPDQALPMLLSPYMHMTNNRLSVTVRDEAFLSYVLARALREPRPTAAP, from the coding sequence ATGACCACCCCAGAGGCGGCCACCGCCACCGCACCCGCCGCCCACGCCCCCGACGCCGGGACCCGCGGCGACTGGCAGGCCTTCCACGTCTTCTACGCCGCCAGCCCCCGTCCCTTCCTGCTGCGCTGCGTCCGCCCGCTGGTCGCGGAACTCACCGGCGAAGGCCTGCTCAGCGGCTGGTTCTTCATCAACTACTGGCTCGAAGGCCCGCACATCCGGCTGCGGCTGCGCCCCTCCTCACCGGCCGCGTCCGCCGAGGTCGCGGCGCGCGCCGGCCGCGCGATCGAGGCCTTCCTGCGCGAGCGCCCCGCGCTCTACGAGGTCAAGGGCGGCTTCCTCGCGGACCTCTACAACACCCTGTTCGAGCTGGAGTTCCCCGGCGGCGAGCGCAACGGCCTGGTCGACGAGGACGGCCACATGAAGCTGCGGCCCAACAACACCTTCAGCCCCGAGCCCTACGAGCCCGAGTACGGCAAATACGGCGGCCCTGCCGGGGTCGAGCTGGCCGAGTGGCACTTCCAGCGCTCCAGCGAGCTGGTCTCCGGCGCGCTCGGCACCATGAACCTGCACCTGCGAACCGTACTGCTCGGCGTGTCCGCCCAGTTGATGATGACCATGTCGGGCTGCCTGCTGCGGGAGGAGGCCGCGCTGCTGGAATTCCTCGACCGCTACCACGACTTTTGGAACTCGGCCTTCTCCACCACCAATTACACCGCCCAGGACGGCTACGACCGCGCCTACGGCACCATGGACGCGCTGCCCGCCCGCTTCCAGCAGATCCGCGCCGCCGTCGCCGAGCCCGCCCCCGAGCGGCTGCCGAGCTTCCTCGGCGGCTGGGCGGAGCACTGCCTCGACCTGCGCGAACGGGTCGTGGCGCTGGCCCGCGGCGGCGACCTGGTCTTCCGGTCCTGGGACGGCACCCGCGACCTGCCGGTCACCGACCCCGACCAGGCGCTGCCGATGCTGCTGTCGCCGTACATGCATATGACCAACAACCGGCTGTCGGTCACCGTCCGCGACGAGGCCTTCCTGTCGTACGTGCTGGCCCGCGCGCTGCGCGAGCCCCGCCCCACGGCGGCGCCATGA
- a CDS encoding lantibiotic dehydratase — translation MSVNAAAPDTGDSPRSWLLHRRFMLRVAGLPVEAVHRLRSPGARHWADQVLAAEQRLASIGAELSDPLTVLVKATEDEADRRAVLALRRQVFNDRLPRDPDAVRRLAAGLGGGTGDLLAGWLDARLRLEELRGAGGPLLDRELAASRAELRGLAAEDRLRLALALASPTLDGQLDAFIADRAPVPDKRARKKERSLLAYLYRTACKTSPFSTFTAVAEGTFGDTGPEVRTGEGWTSHPRLNVVVLARLAELIAADSARRDDLPVTLSAGWELDEDRIRYVRRSVTAGDDSAAVSFDAAHDRLFFLRNSGTLERMTALFRERHRLRYAELTSWLTTETAATGEQAAHYAATLLDLGILQMTGLATDVHTADPLRSFRGALRALDRRWADDVADRLEGPAACVDRYRDADVATRRALLVRLRRDLLALQGDLGAADPSLPQTLLYEDVREEPVAADLAEWTELAAAPLHALTGMMPAFDVALPQRLTLKGFFLARYGRGGRCEDLLRLVHDFHEDIFTQYLQFTSLKSPFAADGSPAPEENWLGMPEVTALDAARAEFTRRMRESWAAHPDGAEELRLGEDTVTAVTGELAPLGASFAPHSHFLQLARRTGDPLVVLNNSYGGLSFPFTRFTHCFDEGQHADGTGQDGTGQDGTGQDGAGQDGGLTGRLRETLRGWQPPGAVFAEITAGSATTNLNLHGRLTDYEIVCPGESSTAPAEARIDLDDLYAEHDEDADRLVLRSRRLDREVVPLYLGYLVPMVLPEVPRTLLLLSPTSRASFDVWRGVPEAPGRDGVTARPRVRYRSLVLHRRSWTAAPGALPVREPGMDDAGFYLRWQRWRRDHGLPDRVFATLHEQREDGAGGFGAVFGGSKPQYVDFDSPLSLIALDALTGGGRTRTVFEEMLPGEDELHVRSPRGHHVAELAVEIVPRAAAPAAAARPGRQDSAV, via the coding sequence ATGAGCGTCAACGCCGCCGCGCCGGACACGGGGGACAGCCCGCGGAGCTGGCTGCTGCACCGCCGCTTCATGCTGCGGGTGGCGGGGCTGCCGGTGGAGGCCGTGCACCGGCTGCGCAGCCCCGGCGCCCGGCACTGGGCCGACCAGGTGCTGGCAGCCGAGCAGCGACTCGCCTCGATCGGGGCCGAGTTGAGCGACCCGCTGACCGTGCTGGTCAAGGCCACCGAGGACGAGGCGGACCGCCGCGCGGTGCTCGCGCTGCGCCGCCAGGTCTTCAACGACCGGCTGCCCCGCGACCCCGACGCCGTCCGCCGGCTCGCCGCCGGGCTCGGCGGCGGCACCGGCGACCTGCTCGCCGGCTGGCTCGACGCCCGGCTGCGGCTGGAGGAACTGCGGGGTGCGGGCGGCCCGTTGCTCGACCGCGAACTCGCCGCGAGCCGGGCCGAGCTGCGCGGGCTCGCCGCCGAGGACCGGCTGCGGCTCGCCCTCGCGCTGGCCTCGCCGACCCTCGACGGGCAGCTCGACGCCTTCATCGCCGACCGGGCGCCCGTACCGGACAAGCGGGCCAGGAAGAAGGAGCGCTCGCTGCTGGCGTACCTCTACCGCACCGCCTGCAAGACCAGCCCGTTCAGCACCTTCACCGCCGTCGCCGAGGGCACCTTCGGCGACACCGGACCCGAGGTGCGCACCGGCGAGGGCTGGACCAGCCACCCGCGGCTCAATGTCGTGGTCCTGGCCAGGCTCGCCGAACTGATCGCCGCCGACAGCGCCCGCCGCGACGACCTGCCGGTCACCCTGTCGGCCGGCTGGGAGCTGGACGAGGACCGCATCCGCTACGTCCGCCGCTCGGTCACCGCGGGCGACGACAGTGCCGCGGTGAGCTTCGACGCGGCCCACGACCGGCTGTTCTTCCTCCGCAACAGCGGCACCCTGGAACGGATGACGGCGCTCTTCCGCGAGCGGCACCGGCTGCGCTACGCCGAGTTGACGAGCTGGCTGACCACCGAGACCGCGGCCACCGGCGAGCAGGCCGCCCACTACGCCGCCACCCTGCTCGACCTGGGCATCCTGCAGATGACAGGGCTCGCCACCGACGTCCACACCGCCGATCCGCTGCGGTCCTTCCGCGGCGCCCTGCGCGCCCTGGACCGCCGCTGGGCCGACGACGTCGCGGACCGCCTCGAAGGCCCCGCCGCATGCGTCGACCGCTACCGCGACGCCGATGTCGCCACCCGCCGCGCGCTGCTGGTCCGGCTGCGCCGCGACCTGCTCGCGCTCCAGGGCGACCTCGGCGCGGCCGACCCGTCGCTGCCGCAGACGCTGCTCTACGAGGACGTCCGCGAGGAGCCGGTCGCGGCCGACCTGGCCGAGTGGACGGAGCTGGCGGCGGCCCCGCTGCACGCGCTCACCGGCATGATGCCCGCCTTCGACGTGGCACTGCCGCAGCGGCTCACCCTCAAGGGCTTCTTCCTGGCCCGCTACGGGCGCGGCGGACGCTGCGAGGACCTGCTGCGGCTCGTCCACGACTTCCACGAGGACATCTTCACGCAGTACCTGCAGTTCACCTCGCTCAAGTCGCCCTTCGCGGCGGACGGCAGCCCCGCGCCCGAGGAGAACTGGCTCGGCATGCCGGAGGTCACCGCCCTCGACGCCGCCCGCGCCGAATTCACCCGGCGGATGCGCGAGAGCTGGGCCGCGCACCCCGACGGCGCCGAGGAACTGCGGCTCGGCGAGGACACGGTCACCGCGGTGACCGGCGAACTCGCCCCGCTCGGCGCCTCCTTCGCCCCGCACAGCCACTTCCTCCAGCTCGCCCGCCGCACCGGCGACCCGCTGGTGGTGCTCAACAACTCCTACGGCGGCCTGTCCTTCCCCTTCACCCGCTTCACGCACTGCTTCGACGAGGGCCAGCACGCGGACGGCACAGGGCAGGACGGCACAGGGCAGGACGGCACGGGGCAGGACGGCGCAGGGCAGGACGGCGGCCTGACCGGGCGGCTGCGCGAGACGCTGCGCGGCTGGCAGCCGCCCGGCGCGGTCTTCGCCGAGATCACCGCGGGCTCCGCCACCACCAACCTCAACCTGCACGGCCGGCTCACCGACTACGAGATCGTCTGCCCCGGCGAGAGCAGCACCGCCCCCGCCGAGGCCAGGATCGACCTGGACGACCTCTACGCCGAGCACGACGAGGACGCCGACCGGCTGGTGCTGCGCTCCCGCCGGCTGGACCGCGAGGTCGTACCGCTCTACCTGGGCTATCTGGTGCCGATGGTGCTGCCCGAGGTGCCGCGTACGCTGCTGCTGCTCTCGCCGACCTCCCGCGCGTCCTTCGACGTGTGGCGCGGCGTCCCCGAGGCGCCCGGGCGGGACGGGGTCACCGCCAGGCCCCGGGTCCGCTACCGCAGCCTGGTGCTGCACCGCAGGTCCTGGACGGCCGCGCCGGGCGCCCTGCCGGTGCGCGAACCCGGCATGGACGACGCCGGCTTCTACCTGCGCTGGCAGCGCTGGCGCCGCGACCACGGGCTGCCCGACCGGGTGTTCGCCACCCTGCACGAGCAGCGCGAGGACGGCGCGGGCGGTTTCGGCGCGGTCTTCGGCGGGTCCAAGCCCCAATACGTCGACTTCGACAGCCCGCTGTCGCTGATCGCCCTCGACGCGCTGACCGGCGGCGGCCGGACCAGGACGGTCTTCGAGGAGATGCTGCCGGGCGAGGACGAGCTGCATGTGCGCTCCCCGCGCGGCCACCACGTCGCCGAGCTGGCCGTGGAAATCGTCCCCCGCGCGGCGGCCCCCGCCGCCGCGGCCCGGCCAGGAAGGCAGGACAGCGCCGTATGA
- a CDS encoding nitroreductase family protein, whose translation MGFAHEYATAIVRRGRYPMEPADFVPDWADRPRKGKHFPGAESFPLPPAPRSPAGDEATVQRGLFGPPGTGAFTLPLLAGMLQESYGLVGRRLAVQANSDLGTLPMYTQANWSRGSASGGGLYPVGVHWVAGPSGPLTPGVYYYSTPHHDLRRLLAGDVTAEVRAAAGDGFADHDQFLVLGVRFWQNAFKYNSFSYHVVTMDTGALLQTWRIWARARGLHIGPALWFDEARLGRLLGLDEDEEGVFAVVPLSWDRGRTPPPAPAAAPVPPRVRYADQERSRTTMTFETVRRMHAATLDGAADRPPAGALDGALALPVPEGGERTALPAPRALDTPVSTALRARRSSFGRFQATAPLAADALATVLAAVDAAGTLDSDTETPGAGPLSRAYVFVNHVAGVEPGSYLYDRTDGSLRLVTAGAPGEFLQRNYFLANYNLEQAAAVIVPVARTTAVLDAVGGRGYRLVNAVIGGISQAVYTASAAAGLSCGVALGFDAISFTEELDLDATGEVPLLIMMIGHERPRPADFRYDLA comes from the coding sequence GTGGGATTCGCCCATGAGTACGCGACCGCCATCGTCCGGCGGGGCAGGTATCCCATGGAACCGGCCGACTTCGTGCCCGACTGGGCCGACCGGCCGCGCAAGGGCAAGCACTTCCCCGGCGCCGAGTCCTTCCCGCTGCCGCCGGCCCCCCGCAGCCCGGCGGGCGACGAAGCCACCGTGCAGCGCGGCCTGTTCGGGCCGCCCGGCACCGGCGCCTTCACGCTGCCGCTGCTCGCCGGGATGCTCCAGGAGTCCTACGGACTGGTCGGCCGCAGGCTCGCCGTCCAGGCCAACTCCGACCTCGGCACACTGCCGATGTACACCCAGGCCAACTGGTCGCGCGGCAGCGCGTCGGGCGGCGGCCTCTACCCGGTCGGCGTGCACTGGGTGGCCGGCCCCTCGGGCCCGCTCACCCCGGGCGTGTACTACTACTCCACGCCCCACCACGACCTGCGGCGGCTGCTCGCCGGCGACGTCACCGCCGAGGTCCGCGCGGCGGCGGGCGACGGATTCGCGGACCACGACCAGTTCCTGGTCCTCGGCGTGCGCTTCTGGCAGAACGCCTTCAAATACAACAGCTTCAGCTACCACGTCGTGACGATGGACACCGGCGCCCTGCTCCAGACCTGGCGGATCTGGGCCAGGGCGCGCGGGCTGCACATCGGCCCGGCCCTGTGGTTCGACGAGGCCAGGCTCGGCAGGCTGCTGGGGCTCGACGAGGACGAGGAGGGCGTCTTCGCGGTGGTCCCGCTCAGCTGGGACCGCGGCCGGACCCCACCGCCCGCGCCCGCCGCCGCGCCCGTACCGCCCCGCGTCCGGTACGCCGACCAGGAGCGGTCCCGGACGACCATGACCTTCGAGACCGTACGCCGCATGCACGCCGCGACGCTCGACGGCGCCGCGGACCGGCCGCCCGCCGGGGCGCTGGACGGCGCGCTCGCGCTGCCGGTGCCCGAGGGCGGCGAGCGGACCGCGCTGCCCGCGCCGCGGGCGCTCGACACCCCGGTGAGCACCGCGCTGCGGGCCAGGCGCAGCAGCTTCGGCCGCTTCCAGGCGACGGCACCGCTGGCGGCGGACGCGCTGGCGACCGTCCTGGCCGCCGTCGACGCGGCGGGCACCCTCGACAGCGACACCGAGACACCGGGCGCCGGGCCGCTCAGCCGGGCCTACGTCTTCGTCAACCACGTGGCGGGCGTCGAGCCGGGCAGCTACCTGTACGACCGTACGGACGGCTCGCTGCGGCTGGTCACGGCGGGCGCGCCGGGGGAATTCCTCCAGCGCAACTACTTCCTGGCCAACTACAACCTGGAGCAGGCGGCGGCCGTCATCGTGCCCGTGGCCCGTACGACCGCCGTGCTCGACGCCGTGGGCGGCCGGGGATACCGCCTGGTCAACGCGGTGATCGGCGGCATATCGCAGGCCGTCTACACCGCCTCGGCCGCCGCGGGCCTGTCCTGCGGGGTCGCGCTCGGCTTCGACGCGATCTCCTTCACCGAGGAGCTGGACCTCGACGCGACCGGCGAGGTGCCGCTGCTGATCATGATGATCGGCCACGAGCGGCCCCGCCCCGCCGACTTCCGCTACGACCTCGCCTGA